One Rosa chinensis cultivar Old Blush chromosome 5, RchiOBHm-V2, whole genome shotgun sequence genomic region harbors:
- the LOC112203916 gene encoding cationic amino acid transporter 5 has protein sequence MSSEGEIGEEVQPRTYWRWSKQDFLPEESFQNWSAYRTALSQTRHRFKDRLISRSNDENETRELPKQSENNMKRCLTWWDLIWFGFGSVIGAGIFVLTGQETHRHAGPAIVLSYVASGISAMLSVFCYTEFSVEIPAAGGSFAYLRIELGDFVAFITAGNILLEGVVGSAAVARAWTSYFTSLLNRPSNSLRFHTNLTGGYNLLDPIAVVVLAVAATITMISTRKTSYLNWIASAVNNVVILFVLIAGFSQAKLSNMKPFMPFGPKGVFQAAAIVYFAYGGFDNIATMAEETKNPSRDIPIGLLGSMSIITVVYCLMALSLPMMQKYTDIDPNAAYSTAFQSVGMTWAKYLVALGALKGMTTVLLVGTLGQARYITHIARAHMIPPWFALVHPKTGTPINATLLIVVSSSCIAFFSSLDVLTSLLSVSTLFIFTLMAVALLVRRYYVTDVTPKPHLLKLVVYLVIIISSSIGTSAYWGLNPNGWIGYVVTVPLWFFATLAMSVFLPQQRSPKVWGVPLVPWLPSLSIATNIFLMGSLSSSAFERFGICTVVMLIYYAFFGLHATYDMAHKKGMPESPEPLKVINSNTREKAEP, from the coding sequence ATGAGTTCCGAGGGAGAAATTGGTGAAGAAGTCCAGCCAAGAACCTACTGGAGATGGAGCAAACAAGATTTCCTGCCAGAAGAGTCCTTTCAAAATTGGAGCGCATATCGAACTGCCTTGTCACAGACGCGCCACAGGTTCAAGGACCGACTCATAAGCAGATCAAATGATGAAAATGAGACTAGGGAGCTCCCGAAACAAAGTGAGAATAACATGAAACGTTGCCTCACATGGTGGGATCTCATCTGGTTTGGTTTCGGTTCAGTAATTGGTGCAGGCATCTTTGTGCTTACTGGGCAAGAAACGCATAGACATGCTGGACCAGCTATTGTCTTGTCCTATGTTGCTTCAGGTATCTCGGCAATGCTCTCTGTCTTCTGCTACACTGAATTTTCAGTCGAAATACCAGCGGCTGGTGGATCTTTTGCTTACCTCCGGATTGAGTTAGGAGACTTTGTAGCATTCATAACAGCAGGAAATATACTTCTTGAGGGTGTTGTAGGAAGTGCAGCAGTTGCCAGAGCCTGGACTTCTTACTTCACATCGCTCTTGAATCGTCCCTCCAACTCATTACGCTTCCACACAAATCTCACTGGGGGCTACAATCTCCTGGACCCAATAGCTGTTGTTGTTCTGGCTGTAGCTGCTACAATTACAATGATCAGCACAAGGAAAACCTCTTACTTGAATTGGATAGCATCCGCAGTCAATAATGTTGTAATATTGTTTGTATTGATTGCAGGGTTTTCCCAAGCTAAACTCTCAAATATGAAACCTTTTATGCCTTTTGGGCCTAAAGGGGTCTTTCAAGCAGCTGCAATTGTTTACTTTGCTTACGGAGGATTTGACAACATTGCCACCATGGCCGAAGAAACCAAAAATCCATCCAGAGACATACCGATTGGATTGCTTGGATCAATGTCAATCATAACTGTTGTATATTGTTTAATGGCACTTTCACTGCCTATGATGCAGAAATACACAGACATAGACCCAAATGCAGCTTACTCTACCGCATTTCAAAGTGTGGGCATGACATGGGCCAAGTACCTGGTAGCTCTTGGTGCTCTCAAGGGAATGACCACTGTTCTTCTGGTGGGAACACTTGGACAGGCTCGGTATATCACTCACATAGCACGAGCCCACATGATTCCACCATGGTTTGCTCTTGTCCATCCAAAGACAGGAACCCCCATAAATGCTACACTCTTGATAGTTGTTTCAAGTTCCTGCATTGCTTTCTTTTCAAGCTTGGACGTCTTGACAAGCCTGTTATCGGTGAGCACACTCTTTATCTTCACGTTGATGGCTGTTGCACTTCTAGTGAGGAGATACTACGTGACAGATGTCACCCCAAAACCACATCTCTTGAAGCTAGTTGTTTACTTGGTGATCATTATTTCTTCCTCAATAGGGACTTCAGCTTACTGGGGATTGAATCCCAATGGTTGGATTGGTTATGTTGTGACAGTTCCTCTTTGGTTCTTTGCAACTTTGGCAATGTCAGTGTTTCTACCTCAACAGAGGTCACCAAAAGTCTGGGGGGTTCCACTGGTTCCTTGGTTGCCATCCTTGTCAATTGCCACAAATATTTTTCTCATGGGATCTTTGAGTTCTTCTGCTTTTGAAAGATTTGGAATATGCACTGTTGTGATGCTTATATACTATGCTTTCTTTGGCCTTCATGCAACCTATGATATGGCCCATAAGAAAGGTATGCCAGAATCGCCAGAACCACTGAAAGTTATCAATAGCAATACTAGAGAGAAGGCAGAACCTTGA
- the LOC112165533 gene encoding mitochondrial amidoxime reducing component 2 isoform X1, whose product MEKQPSQEAIAKVSSIFIYPVKSCRGISVSEAPITPTGFRWDRQWLVINEKRRAYTQRVEPKLACVEVQLPNEAFLEGWEPTSSSYLVLKAPGMDELKISMSPPQEIANGVSIWEWSGAALDEGADASKWFSNYLGKPSRLVRFNAGTVSCASETRPVKPSFWSHKPVEPEYAGGKQIMFSDIFPYLIASQASLDTLNEHLKDPVPINRFRPNILVDGCEPFSEDLWTDVRINKFTFQCCMLCYRCKIPTVNQETGIQGTEPNETLKKFRSDATVYPSRKQRGRVYFGQYLVCKDSLIAGVKGNVIKVGDLLHVLNMVSSADEVPE is encoded by the exons ATGGAGAAGCAACCATCACAAGAAGCCATAGCCAAAGTCTCATCAATCTTCATATATCCAGTTAAATCATGTCGAGGGATTTCGGTTTCTGAAGCACCTATCACCCCTACTG GGTTTCGATGGGATCGACAATGGTTAGTTATAAATGAAAAAAGGAGAGCATATACTCAAAGAGTTGAACCAAAGCTTGCTTGTGTTGAGGTACAGCTACCAAACGAGGCATTCCTAGAGGGTTGGGAACCTACTAGCAGCTCTTATCTGG TATTAAAAGCACCTGGCATGGATGAACTGAAGATTTCTATGAGTCCACCACAAGAAATAGCAAATGGAGTTTCAATATGGGAATGGTCTGGTGCTGCCTTAGACGAGGGAGCTGATGCATCAAAATGGTTTTCTAACTATCTTGGGAAACCTAGTCGACTTGTTCGCTTTAATGCAGGTACAGTTTCATGTG CTTCAGAAACTAGACCTGTGAAACCTTCCTTTTGGTCTCATAAACCTGTGGAACCTGAATATGCTGGGGGGAAGCAAATCATGTTCTCTGACATTTTTCCATACTTAATAGCGTCTCAG GCATCATTGGATACACTAAATGAGCATCTGAAGGACCCTGTACCGATTAACCGTTTCAGACCCAA CATTCTTGTTGATGGTTGTGAACCATTTTCAGAAGACTTATGGACAGATGTCAGGATAAACAAGTTCACATTTCAATGCTGCATGCTGTGCTACCGCTGCAAG ATACCTACGGTGAATCAAGAGACTGGCATTCAAGGAACTGAGCCAAATGAAACTCTCAAGAAATTTCGATCGGATGCAACTGTGTATCCATCTCGGAAACAGCGGGGAAGG GTCTACTTCGGGCAGTATCTAGTTTGCAAAGACTCTCTGATTGCTGGCGTGAAGGGAAATGTCATAAAGGTTGGAGATCTTCTTCATGTCCTCAACATGGTTTCCTCTGCTGATGAAGTTCCGGAATAA
- the LOC112203915 gene encoding pentatricopeptide repeat-containing protein At4g20090 isoform X1, with protein MPKCPTHYSKLLTSSIHQRLKNHTLFPIDLSSPSLQCHLSSLSVPSDNDEPEPPISDEIFRKGPNFGSYKSGDSTFYSLIENYASLGDFGSLEKVLDRMKRERRVFIERSFIAVFRAFGKAHLPNKAVDLFHRMVDEFQCRRTVKSFNSVLNVIVQEGHYAHALEFYDHVVGDRNMNILPNVLSYNLIIKAMCRFGLVDKAVEKFREMPVRDCAPDVFTYCTLMDGLCKVNRIDEAVFLLDEMQIEGCSPSPATFNVLIDAVCKKGDLGRAAKLVDNMFLKGCIPNEVTYNTLIHGLCLQGKLEKAVSLLDRMVLNKCVPNDVTYGTIINGLVKQGRSLDGARVLISMEERGRRANEYIYSVLVSGLFKEGKSEEAMKLWKEMMEKGCKPNTVVYSALIDGLCLDGKPDEAKEVFCEMVHNGCMPNSYAYSSLMKGFFQAGQGYKAILLWKEMTDNNVIRNEVCYSVIIHGFCKDGKVKEALMVWKQMLARGYKPDVVAYSSMIHGLCNDGLVEQGLKLFNEMLSQEPECQPDVITYNILLNALCKQRNISRAVDLLNSMLDRGCDPDLVTCDIFLTTLGEKLDPPQDGREFLNGLVVRLIKRQRIVGASRIVEVMLKKFLPPTASTWTRVVQELCKPKKVRAAIDKCWSSLYC; from the coding sequence ATGCCAAAATGCCCAACTCACTACTCAAAGCTCCTCACCTCCTCAATCCACCAACGCCTCAAGAATCACACCCTCTTCCCAATTGACCTCTCATCTCCTTCACTCCAATGTCACCTCTCATCTCTTTCAGTTCCATCAGACAATGACGAACCAGAGCCCCCAATTTCCGACGAAATCTTCAGGAAAGGTCCGAACTTTGGGTCTTACAAGTCAGGTGATTCAACTTTTTATTCACTCATTGAGAACTATGCGAGTCTGGGGGATTTTGGGTCCTTGGAGAAGGTTCTGGATCGAATGAAACGCGAAAGGAGAGTTTTTATTGAGAGGAGTTTCATTGCTGTGTTTAGAGCTTTTGGGAAAGCACATTTGCCCAATAAAGCTGTAGACTTGTTTCATAGAATGGTAGATGAGTTTCAGTGTAGGAGGACTGTTAAGTCGTTTAATTCGGTTCTTAATGTTATTGTACAGGAGGGTCATTATGCCCATgcattggagttttatgatcatgttgttggtgatagAAACATGAATATTTTGCCGAATGTGCTTAGTTATAATTTGATTATTAAGGCCATGTGTAGGTTTGGATTGGTTGATAAGGCTGTCGAGAAGTTTAGGGAAATGCCGGTCAGGGATTGTGCTCCTGATGTGTTTACGTATTGTACATTGATGGATGGGTTGTGCAAGGTGAATCGGATTGACGAGGCCGTGTTTTTGTTGGATGAGATGCAGATTGAGGGCTGCTCACCGAGTCCTGCGACGTTCAATGTGTTGATTGATGCAGTGTGCAAGAAGGGTGACTTGGGGCGTGCGGCAAAGCTTGTTGATAATATGTTTCTTAAGGGGTGTATTCCCAATGAAGTGACTTATAACACACTTATACATGGTTTGTGTCTCCAGGGGAAGTTGGAGAAGGCAGTGAGTCTTTTGGATAGAATGGTTTTGAataaatgtgtgcccaatgatgtCACCTACGGGACAATCATCAATGGACTTGTTAAGCAAGGACGATCTCTTGATGGAGCTCGAGTGTTGATATCTATGGAAGAAAGAGGGCGTCGTGCAAATGAGTATATTTATTCAGTTCTTGTTAGTGGATTGTTCAAGGAGGGAAAATCTGAAGAGGCAATGAAATTGTGGAAGGAGATGATGGAAAAGGGATGTAAACCCAACACCGTGGTGTATAGTGCTCTTATAGATGGTCTTTGTTTGGATGGAAAACCTGATGAAGCTAAGGAAGTATTCTGTGAGATGGTGCATAATGGTTGCATGCCCAATTCCTACGCTTACAGTTCCTTAATGAAGGGTTTCTTCCAGGCAGGTCAGGGTTATAAAGCAATTCTTTTGTGGAAAGAAATGACAGACAATAATGTTATACGTAATGAGGTCTGTTACAGTGTCATAATTCATGGTTTTTGCAAGGACGGGAAAGTTAAAGAGGCCTTGATGGTGTGGAAGCAGATGCTTGCCAGAGGATATAAACCAGACGTTGTGGCTTATAGCTCAATGATTCATGGCCTTTGCAACGATGGATTGGTTGAGCAGGGTTTGAAACTTTTTAATGAAATGCTTTCTCAGGAACCTGAATGTCAGCCCGATGTCATCACTTATAACATACTTTTGAATGCTCTCTGCAAGCAGCGTAACATCTCACGTGCCGTTGATCTTTTAAACAGTATGTTGGATCGGGGTTGTGATCCTGACTTAGTTACTTGTGACATCTTCCTAACAACTTTGGGAGAAAAGCTCGACCCACCTCAAGATGGGAGGGAGTTCCTAAATGGGCTAGTTGTCCGGCTAATTAAGCGGCAGAGGATAGTAGGTGCTTCCAGAATTGTTGAAGTGATGCTGAAAAAGTTTTTGCCGCCGACAGCCTCTACTTGGACAAGAGTCGTACAAGAGCTTTGCAAGCCTAAGAAGGTTAGAGCAGCCATTGACAAATGTTGGAGCAGCCTATATTGCTAA
- the LOC112203915 gene encoding pentatricopeptide repeat-containing protein At4g20090 isoform X2 has translation MTNQSPQFPTKSSGKVRTLGLTSQEGHYAHALEFYDHVVGDRNMNILPNVLSYNLIIKAMCRFGLVDKAVEKFREMPVRDCAPDVFTYCTLMDGLCKVNRIDEAVFLLDEMQIEGCSPSPATFNVLIDAVCKKGDLGRAAKLVDNMFLKGCIPNEVTYNTLIHGLCLQGKLEKAVSLLDRMVLNKCVPNDVTYGTIINGLVKQGRSLDGARVLISMEERGRRANEYIYSVLVSGLFKEGKSEEAMKLWKEMMEKGCKPNTVVYSALIDGLCLDGKPDEAKEVFCEMVHNGCMPNSYAYSSLMKGFFQAGQGYKAILLWKEMTDNNVIRNEVCYSVIIHGFCKDGKVKEALMVWKQMLARGYKPDVVAYSSMIHGLCNDGLVEQGLKLFNEMLSQEPECQPDVITYNILLNALCKQRNISRAVDLLNSMLDRGCDPDLVTCDIFLTTLGEKLDPPQDGREFLNGLVVRLIKRQRIVGASRIVEVMLKKFLPPTASTWTRVVQELCKPKKVRAAIDKCWSSLYC, from the exons ATGACGAACCAGAGCCCCCAATTTCCGACGAAATCTTCAGGAAAGGTCCGAACTTTGGGTCTTACAAGTCAG GAGGGTCATTATGCCCATgcattggagttttatgatcatgttgttggtgatagAAACATGAATATTTTGCCGAATGTGCTTAGTTATAATTTGATTATTAAGGCCATGTGTAGGTTTGGATTGGTTGATAAGGCTGTCGAGAAGTTTAGGGAAATGCCGGTCAGGGATTGTGCTCCTGATGTGTTTACGTATTGTACATTGATGGATGGGTTGTGCAAGGTGAATCGGATTGACGAGGCCGTGTTTTTGTTGGATGAGATGCAGATTGAGGGCTGCTCACCGAGTCCTGCGACGTTCAATGTGTTGATTGATGCAGTGTGCAAGAAGGGTGACTTGGGGCGTGCGGCAAAGCTTGTTGATAATATGTTTCTTAAGGGGTGTATTCCCAATGAAGTGACTTATAACACACTTATACATGGTTTGTGTCTCCAGGGGAAGTTGGAGAAGGCAGTGAGTCTTTTGGATAGAATGGTTTTGAataaatgtgtgcccaatgatgtCACCTACGGGACAATCATCAATGGACTTGTTAAGCAAGGACGATCTCTTGATGGAGCTCGAGTGTTGATATCTATGGAAGAAAGAGGGCGTCGTGCAAATGAGTATATTTATTCAGTTCTTGTTAGTGGATTGTTCAAGGAGGGAAAATCTGAAGAGGCAATGAAATTGTGGAAGGAGATGATGGAAAAGGGATGTAAACCCAACACCGTGGTGTATAGTGCTCTTATAGATGGTCTTTGTTTGGATGGAAAACCTGATGAAGCTAAGGAAGTATTCTGTGAGATGGTGCATAATGGTTGCATGCCCAATTCCTACGCTTACAGTTCCTTAATGAAGGGTTTCTTCCAGGCAGGTCAGGGTTATAAAGCAATTCTTTTGTGGAAAGAAATGACAGACAATAATGTTATACGTAATGAGGTCTGTTACAGTGTCATAATTCATGGTTTTTGCAAGGACGGGAAAGTTAAAGAGGCCTTGATGGTGTGGAAGCAGATGCTTGCCAGAGGATATAAACCAGACGTTGTGGCTTATAGCTCAATGATTCATGGCCTTTGCAACGATGGATTGGTTGAGCAGGGTTTGAAACTTTTTAATGAAATGCTTTCTCAGGAACCTGAATGTCAGCCCGATGTCATCACTTATAACATACTTTTGAATGCTCTCTGCAAGCAGCGTAACATCTCACGTGCCGTTGATCTTTTAAACAGTATGTTGGATCGGGGTTGTGATCCTGACTTAGTTACTTGTGACATCTTCCTAACAACTTTGGGAGAAAAGCTCGACCCACCTCAAGATGGGAGGGAGTTCCTAAATGGGCTAGTTGTCCGGCTAATTAAGCGGCAGAGGATAGTAGGTGCTTCCAGAATTGTTGAAGTGATGCTGAAAAAGTTTTTGCCGCCGACAGCCTCTACTTGGACAAGAGTCGTACAAGAGCTTTGCAAGCCTAAGAAGGTTAGAGCAGCCATTGACAAATGTTGGAGCAGCCTATATTGCTAA
- the LOC112165533 gene encoding mitochondrial amidoxime reducing component 2 isoform X2 — translation MEKQPSQEAIAKVSSIFIYPVKSCRGISVSEAPITPTGFRWDRQWLVINEKRRAYTQRVEPKLACVEVQLPNEAFLEGWEPTSSSYLVLKAPGMDELKISMSPPQEIANGVSIWEWSGAALDEGADASKWFSNYLGKPSRLVRFNAASETRPVKPSFWSHKPVEPEYAGGKQIMFSDIFPYLIASQASLDTLNEHLKDPVPINRFRPNILVDGCEPFSEDLWTDVRINKFTFQCCMLCYRCKIPTVNQETGIQGTEPNETLKKFRSDATVYPSRKQRGRVYFGQYLVCKDSLIAGVKGNVIKVGDLLHVLNMVSSADEVPE, via the exons ATGGAGAAGCAACCATCACAAGAAGCCATAGCCAAAGTCTCATCAATCTTCATATATCCAGTTAAATCATGTCGAGGGATTTCGGTTTCTGAAGCACCTATCACCCCTACTG GGTTTCGATGGGATCGACAATGGTTAGTTATAAATGAAAAAAGGAGAGCATATACTCAAAGAGTTGAACCAAAGCTTGCTTGTGTTGAGGTACAGCTACCAAACGAGGCATTCCTAGAGGGTTGGGAACCTACTAGCAGCTCTTATCTGG TATTAAAAGCACCTGGCATGGATGAACTGAAGATTTCTATGAGTCCACCACAAGAAATAGCAAATGGAGTTTCAATATGGGAATGGTCTGGTGCTGCCTTAGACGAGGGAGCTGATGCATCAAAATGGTTTTCTAACTATCTTGGGAAACCTAGTCGACTTGTTCGCTTTAATGCAG CTTCAGAAACTAGACCTGTGAAACCTTCCTTTTGGTCTCATAAACCTGTGGAACCTGAATATGCTGGGGGGAAGCAAATCATGTTCTCTGACATTTTTCCATACTTAATAGCGTCTCAG GCATCATTGGATACACTAAATGAGCATCTGAAGGACCCTGTACCGATTAACCGTTTCAGACCCAA CATTCTTGTTGATGGTTGTGAACCATTTTCAGAAGACTTATGGACAGATGTCAGGATAAACAAGTTCACATTTCAATGCTGCATGCTGTGCTACCGCTGCAAG ATACCTACGGTGAATCAAGAGACTGGCATTCAAGGAACTGAGCCAAATGAAACTCTCAAGAAATTTCGATCGGATGCAACTGTGTATCCATCTCGGAAACAGCGGGGAAGG GTCTACTTCGGGCAGTATCTAGTTTGCAAAGACTCTCTGATTGCTGGCGTGAAGGGAAATGTCATAAAGGTTGGAGATCTTCTTCATGTCCTCAACATGGTTTCCTCTGCTGATGAAGTTCCGGAATAA
- the LOC112165534 gene encoding mitochondrial amidoxime reducing component 2 isoform X1 has protein sequence MEMVPSQEATAKVSSIFIYPVKSCRGISVSEAPITPTGFRWDRQWLVINEKRRAYTQRVAPKLACVEVQLPNEAFLEGWEPTSSSYLVLKAPGMDVLKISMSPPQEIADGVSIWEWSGAALDEGADASKWFSDYLGKPSRLVRFNAASETRPVKPSFWSHKPVEPEYAGGKQIMFSDLFPYLIASQASLDTLNEHLKDPVPINRFRPNILVDGCEPFSEDLWTDVRINNFTFQCCMLCFRCKIPTVNQETGIRGTEPNETLKKFRSDAIVYPSRKQRRRVYFGQYLVCNDSLIAGMKGNVIKVGDLLHVLNMVSSADEVPE, from the exons ATGGAGATGGTACCATCACAAGAAGCCACAGCCAAAGTCTCATCAATCTTCATATATCCAGTTAAATCATGTCGTGGGATATCGGTCTCTGAAGCACCTATCACTCCTACTG GATTTCGATGGGATCGACAATGGTTAGTTATAAACGAAAAAAGGAGAGCATATACTCAAAGAGTTGCACCAAAGCTTGCATGTGTTGAGGTACAGCTACCAAACGAGGCATTCCTAGAGGGTTGGGAACCTACTAGCAGCTCTTATCTGG TATTAAAAGCACCTGGCATGGATGTACTGAAGATTTCTATGAGTCCACCACAAGAAATAGCAGATGGAGTTTCAATATGGGAATGGTCTGGTGCTGCCTTAGATGAGGGAGCTGATGCATCAAAATGGTTTTCAGACTATCTTGGGAAACCTAGTCGACTTGTTCGCTTTAATGCAG CTTCAGAAACTAGACCTGTTAAACCGTCCTTTTGGTCTCATAAACCTGTGGAACCTGAATATGCTGGGGGGAAGCAAATCATGTTCTCCGACCTTTTTCCATACTTGATAGCGTCTCAG GCATCATTGGATACACTAAATGAGCATCTGAAGGACCCTGTACCAATTAACCGTTTCAGACCCAA CATTCTTGTTGACGGTTGTGAACCATTTTCGGAAGATTTATGGACAGATGTCagaataaacaatttcacattTCAATGCTGCATGCTGTGCTTCCGCTGTAAG ATACCTACGGTGAATCAAGAGACTGGCATACGAGGAACTGAGCCAAATGAAACTCTGAAGAAATTTCGATCGGATGCAATTGTGTATCCATCTCGGAAACAGCGGAGAAGG GTCTACTTCGGGCAGTATCTAGTTTGCAATGACTCTCTGATTGCAGGCATGAAGGGAAATGTCATAAAGGTTGGAGATCTTCTTCATGTCCTCAACATGGTTTCCTCTGCTGATGAAGTTCCGGAATAA
- the LOC112203917 gene encoding phosphatidate cytidylyltransferase, mitochondrial: MENHSKTQLQSFLKHLPPVEFCCVYGSSLHPNRDNAKSTMVDCILGVSDPLQWHSENLKVNKDHYASWMSLLGGARLVTNVADYIGVGVHFNPFVSWNDKMFKYGVVSMHDLVQDISNWERFYLSGRLQKPVQIISDNLNVGNVNSVNLRAAIAAALLLLPSKFTEEDLYAKICSLSYMGDLRMLFAEDRNKVKKIVQGQFELFRSMYKPFIQEYETNELLRYSLSGNPPPVLSQDCDLSAARSLVSSLPPLVRSQMGVKLGEKKRLCDSGRVINEVVIGSRQEAAQCMQTILKRKVMVSSARQAVSGLLAVGGVNGMRYLGAKMRKAWNSWR; the protein is encoded by the exons ATGGAGAATCACAGCAAAACCCAGCTTCAAAGTTTCCTCAAACATCTTCCTCCTGTTGAGTTCTGCTGTGTTTATGGGTCATCACTACACCCAAATCGTGACAATGCCAAG TCAACAATGGTGGATTGCATTCTTGGAGTATCAGATCCCCTACAATGGCATTCTGAG AATCTGAAAGTGAACAAGGATCACTATGCCTCTTGGATGTCGCTGCTCGGTGGGGCCAGACTG GTTACTAATGTTGCAGATTACATAGGTGTGGGAGTGCACTTCAATCCTTTTGTTAGTTGGAACGACAAG ATGTTCAAGTATGGGGTTGTCAGCATGCACGACTTGGTGCAGGACATATCAAATTGGGAGAGGTTCTACTTGAGTGGCCGGTTACAAAAGCCG GTTCAAATAATTTCTGATAATTTGAATGTTGGAAATGTAAACTCAGTTAATTTGAGGGCTGCAATAGCTGCTGCTCTCCTTCTTTTGCCATCCAAGTTCACTGAG GAGGATCTGTATGCCAAAATATGTAGCCTCTCATATATGGGTGACTTGCGTATGCTCTTTGCAGAAGACAGAAATAAG GTGAAGAAAATAGTACAAGGGCAATTTGAGTTGTTTCGGTCAATGTATAAGCCATTTATTCAAGAGTATGAGACTAATGAGTTGTTGAGATACTCATTGTCTGGAAATCCTCCACCAGTCCTTTCTCAG GATTGTGATTTATCAGCAGCTCGATCCCTTGTTTCTTCTCTGCCCCCACTGGTCAGAAGCCAAATGGGAGTGAAgcttggagaaaaaaaaaggctgTGCGACTCTG GTCGAGTTATTAACGAAGTTGTGATTGGCTCAAGACAAGAGGCTGCTCAATGCATGCAGACAATTTTGAAGCGAAAGGTAATGGTTTCAAGTGCAAGACAGGCTGTCTCTGGTCTGCTGGCTGTTGGTGGTGTTAATGGCATGAGATATCTTGGTGCTAAAATGCGCAAGGCTTGGAATTCGTGGAGATGA
- the LOC112165534 gene encoding mitochondrial amidoxime reducing component 2 isoform X2: MEMVPSQEATAKVSSIFIYPVKSCRGISVSEAPITPTGFRWDRQWLVINEKRRAYTQRVAPKLACVEVQLPNEAFLEGWEPTSSSYLVLKAPGMDVLKISMSPPQEIADGVSIWEWSGAALDEGADASKWFSDYLGKPSRLVRFNAASETRPVKPSFWSHKPVEPEYAGGKQIMFSDLFPYLIASQASLDTLNEHLKDPVPINRFRPNILVDGCEPFSEDLWTDVRINNFTFQCCMLCFRCKIPTVNQETGIRGTEPNETLKKFRSDAIVYPSRKQRRRVYFGQNLVWRDSVIGDVKGNVVKVGDLVSVLKMVSSADEAAT, encoded by the exons ATGGAGATGGTACCATCACAAGAAGCCACAGCCAAAGTCTCATCAATCTTCATATATCCAGTTAAATCATGTCGTGGGATATCGGTCTCTGAAGCACCTATCACTCCTACTG GATTTCGATGGGATCGACAATGGTTAGTTATAAACGAAAAAAGGAGAGCATATACTCAAAGAGTTGCACCAAAGCTTGCATGTGTTGAGGTACAGCTACCAAACGAGGCATTCCTAGAGGGTTGGGAACCTACTAGCAGCTCTTATCTGG TATTAAAAGCACCTGGCATGGATGTACTGAAGATTTCTATGAGTCCACCACAAGAAATAGCAGATGGAGTTTCAATATGGGAATGGTCTGGTGCTGCCTTAGATGAGGGAGCTGATGCATCAAAATGGTTTTCAGACTATCTTGGGAAACCTAGTCGACTTGTTCGCTTTAATGCAG CTTCAGAAACTAGACCTGTTAAACCGTCCTTTTGGTCTCATAAACCTGTGGAACCTGAATATGCTGGGGGGAAGCAAATCATGTTCTCCGACCTTTTTCCATACTTGATAGCGTCTCAG GCATCATTGGATACACTAAATGAGCATCTGAAGGACCCTGTACCAATTAACCGTTTCAGACCCAA CATTCTTGTTGACGGTTGTGAACCATTTTCGGAAGATTTATGGACAGATGTCagaataaacaatttcacattTCAATGCTGCATGCTGTGCTTCCGCTGTAAG ATACCTACGGTGAATCAAGAGACTGGCATACGAGGAACTGAGCCAAATGAAACTCTGAAGAAATTTCGATCGGATGCAATTGTGTATCCATCTCGGAAACAGCGGAGAAGG GTCTACTTCGGGCAGAATCTTGTTTGGAGAGACTCTGTTATAGGAGATGTGAAGGGAAATGTCGTGAAGGTTGGAGATCTTGTTTCTGTCCTCAAGATGGTCTCTTCTGCTGATGAAGCAGCAACTTGA